Proteins encoded within one genomic window of Megalopta genalis isolate 19385.01 chromosome 10, iyMegGena1_principal, whole genome shotgun sequence:
- the LOC117220010 gene encoding uncharacterized protein LOC117220010 — protein sequence MRNKLLLLCTIFVLLVVADVQAARLKWKSPSRTSQTYNSQTHISQSQRSQTYNQGQGGYPKQTGSYPSSANSHVLGNGPVGPGYNPGGLGHLPYGGHSPYGGQPHYNSPSMGGHYPSFGQPSYGSAFGSMGPSPQQTILLQQSSKPGIGQLAKEAFVFAGVSAGVNAAVNRLIPGGIYGTRGSSAGSSGVVPPVSHTEITYNNYYNNGTAPEAAAPAAAPAAAPGAAPVAQPAAQTAADAPQTQQNNPGTNNAPPANSNSQESTQNNPNPLGFVTSNDDLKKLTESLYQKEKDNNAFSQITMKLQGQKNDETTSDDAPEPLLDVKVEAYDLPTVKAILPLHDNYELDVRAKEVVTPEERRKETELLDKIMETEIMKSTMKFLAEKGYIPDDEYEFKDSMKRIWFSQFKRIDGDPSSSGFETVFLAEQFDNDILGLHNWIYYAKQEAANKLNYLGYMKETKLGDKGAILKLRSSLNGIVQPVSTLFVGTSPELEFALYTMCFFARPNSPCPVSLGGTDFTIYVSRINYFGKDILISAYPDV from the exons atgcgtaacaagctGCTTTTGCTTTGCACGATATTCGTCCTGCTCGTGGTTG CGGATGTCCAAGCTGCACGGTTGAAATGGAAATCTCCTTCACGGACGTCGCAGACCTACAACTCGCAGACCCACATCTCGCAGTCGCAGAGATCGCAGACCTACAACCAAGGCCAAG GCGGATACCCCAAACAGACTGGCTCGTATCCCTCGTCCGCGAACAGCCACGTACTAGGTAATGGTCCGGTAGGTCCAGGTTACAACCCTGGTGGTCTAGGACATTTACCCTATGGAGGACACTCTCCCTATGGTGGACAGCCGCACTACAATAGTCCATCTATGGGTGGACACTACCCAAGTTTCGGACAACCATCCTACGGGTCTGCGTTCGGTTCCATGGGACCGTCGCCTCAGCAGACGATCCTCCTCCAGCAGTCGTCGAAACCAGGCATTGGGCAGTTAGCAAAGGAAGCGTTCGTTTTCGCCGGAGTCAGCGCCGGTGTGAATGCTGCGGTGAATCGATTGATACCCGGAGGGATCTATGGCACTAGAGGAAGCAGCGCGGGGTCATCCGGTGTTGTACCACCAGTTTCGCACACCGAAATCACTTATAACAATTACTACAACAATGGCACCGCTCCAGAAGCAGCAGCTCCTGCAGCCGCTCCTGCAGCCGCCCCAGGAGCTGCTCCCGTGGCTCAACCTGCAGCCCAAACTGCTGCCGACGCTCCACAGACTCAACAGAACAACCCTGGCACCAACAATGCTCCACCCGCGAATTCTAATTCTCAGGAGTCCACCCAAAACAATCCTAATCCGCTGGGATTCGTTACTTCGAACGATGACCTCAAGAAGCTAACGGAGAGCTTGTACCAGAAAGAGAAGGACAACAATGCTTTTTCGCAAATAACTATGAAGCTACAGGGACAGAAGAATGACGAGACCACTTCGGACGATGCACCTGAACC CTTGTTGGATGTGAAAGTCGAGGCCTACGATCTTCCGACTGTGAAGGCAATATTACCTTTGCACGACAACTACGAGCTGGACGTTAGGGCAAAAGAGGTAGTCACCCCTGAGGAGCGTCGCAAGGAAACAGAACTTCTTGACAAGATCATGGAGACCGAGATCATGAAGTCTACCATGAAGTTTTTGGCTGAGAAAGGATACATTCCGGACGATGAGTACGAGTTCAAGGACTCCATGAAGCGCATTTGGTTCTCTCAATTCAAGCGAATCGACGGAGACCCATCCAGTTCTGGTTTTGAGACCGTTTTCCTAGCTGAACAGTTCGATAACGATATCCTTGGATTACACAATTGGATCTACTACGCCAAACAGGAAGCTGCGAATAAGCTCAACTATCTTGGATACATGAAAGAGACCAAGCTGGGCGAC AAAGGTGCGATCCTCAAGCTGCGCTCAAGCCTGAACGGAATAGTGCAACCGGTCAGCACATTATTTGTCGGCACATCACCCGAATTAGAATTTGCTCTGTACACGATGTGCTTCTTCGCTCGGCCGAACAGCCCCTGTCCAGTTTCACTCGGAGGAACGGATTTCACGATCTATGTGAGCAGAATCAACTACTTTGGGAAAGACATTTTGATTTCCGCATACCCCGACGTTTAA